A single window of Mycobacterium sp. ITM-2016-00318 DNA harbors:
- a CDS encoding lysophospholipid acyltransferase family protein, which translates to MGDKDVDSIGGEEAAKWDPTFTEQVKKWVGPIVKRYFRAEVRGLEAVPPAGGALLVSNHSGGMLTPDVLVFAPAFYDKFGFDRPVFTLAHSALFVGPMGDWLHRVGVIEANRENAENALHAGALVLVFPGGDYDSYRPTFENKIDFAGRTGYVRTAIESGVPIVPMVSIGAQESQLFLTRGNWLAKRLGLERLRAEILPVTFGFPFGLSVFFPPNVPLPSKIVTQVLDPIDVVAEFGEDPDLKAVDAHIREVMQAALDKLARKRRFPILG; encoded by the coding sequence ATGGGCGACAAAGACGTTGACTCCATCGGCGGCGAAGAGGCCGCCAAGTGGGATCCCACATTCACCGAGCAGGTCAAGAAGTGGGTCGGCCCCATCGTCAAGCGCTATTTCCGGGCGGAGGTACGCGGGCTCGAGGCCGTTCCGCCGGCGGGCGGCGCGCTGCTCGTGTCGAACCACTCCGGAGGGATGCTCACCCCCGATGTGCTCGTTTTCGCACCCGCCTTCTATGACAAGTTCGGCTTCGACCGCCCGGTGTTCACGCTTGCGCACTCCGCGCTCTTCGTCGGGCCGATGGGCGATTGGCTGCATCGCGTGGGAGTGATCGAGGCTAACCGGGAGAACGCCGAGAACGCCTTGCATGCCGGCGCGCTTGTGCTGGTGTTTCCCGGCGGCGACTATGACTCCTACCGACCGACCTTCGAGAACAAGATCGACTTCGCCGGCAGGACCGGCTACGTGCGGACCGCCATTGAAAGCGGGGTTCCGATCGTGCCGATGGTGTCGATCGGCGCGCAGGAATCACAGCTGTTCCTCACCCGCGGGAATTGGTTGGCGAAGCGCTTGGGGCTGGAGCGGCTACGAGCCGAGATCCTGCCGGTCACGTTCGGCTTCCCGTTCGGACTCAGTGTGTTCTTCCCGCCCAACGTGCCGCTGCCCAGCAAGATCGTGACTCAGGTGCTGGATCCGATCGACGTGGTCGCGGAGTTCGGCGAGGATCCCGACCTCAAGGCCGTTGACGCACACATCCGCGAGGTGATGCAGGCCGCGCTCGACAAGCTGGCGCGCAAGCGCCGCTTCCCGATACTGGGCTAA
- a CDS encoding mycofactocin-coupled SDR family oxidoreductase produces MTGRVEGKVAFITGAARGQGRAHAVRLAQEGADIIAVDICKQIDSVQIPLSTPEDLAETADLVKGLNRRIYTAEVDTRDFDALKAAVDAGVEQLGRLDIIVANAGIGNGGATLDKTSEGDWTDMIDVNLGGVWKTVKAGVPHILAGGRGGSIILTSSVGGLKAYPHTGHYVAAKHGVVGLMRTFAVELGAQNIRVNSVHPTNVNTPLFMNDGTMKLFRPDLENPGPEDMKVVGQMMHTLPIGWVEPEDIANAVLFLASDESRYVTGVTLPIDGGSCLK; encoded by the coding sequence ATGACTGGACGTGTTGAAGGCAAGGTCGCTTTCATCACCGGCGCGGCCCGTGGGCAGGGCCGGGCCCACGCGGTACGGCTGGCGCAGGAGGGTGCCGACATCATCGCCGTCGACATCTGTAAGCAGATCGACAGCGTGCAGATCCCGCTGTCCACCCCGGAGGATCTCGCTGAGACCGCCGACCTCGTCAAGGGCCTCAACCGCCGCATCTACACCGCCGAAGTGGACACCCGTGACTTCGACGCGCTCAAGGCCGCCGTTGACGCAGGCGTCGAGCAGTTGGGCAGGCTGGACATCATCGTCGCCAACGCAGGCATCGGTAACGGCGGCGCCACACTGGACAAGACCAGCGAGGGCGACTGGACCGACATGATCGACGTCAACCTCGGCGGCGTCTGGAAGACGGTGAAAGCCGGTGTGCCGCATATTCTTGCGGGCGGGCGCGGCGGCTCCATCATTCTCACCAGCTCGGTCGGCGGGCTGAAGGCCTACCCGCACACTGGCCACTATGTGGCCGCCAAGCACGGTGTGGTCGGCCTCATGCGGACGTTCGCGGTCGAGTTGGGAGCGCAGAACATCCGCGTCAACTCGGTGCACCCGACCAACGTCAACACCCCGCTGTTCATGAACGACGGCACCATGAAGCTGTTCCGTCCCGACCTGGAGAACCCGGGCCCCGAAGACATGAAGGTCGTCGGCCAGATGATGCACACGCTGCCGATCGGCTGGGTGGAGCCGGAGGACATCGCCAACGCCGTGCTGTTCCTCGCCTCCGACGAGTCGCGCTACGTCACCGGCGTGACGCTGCCGATCGACGGCGGTAGCTGCCTCAAGTGA
- a CDS encoding cytochrome P450, which translates to MTASTTAPATSDVYFDPYDVGINSDPYPTFRRLREEAPLYYNEQHDFYALSRFADVNKALVDHETFSSARGAIIELIKANIEIPPGTVIFEDPPIHDIHRKLLARMFTPRKVNALEPVIRDYCAQSLDPLIGADRFDFVADLGAQMPMKVISALLGIPEDDQEMIRDHANAQLRTEAGQPMKPSEGGAMVLGEMFETYIDWRAEHPSDDIMTELLNAEFVDETGTTRNLTRQELLTYLNVVAGAGNETTTRLIGWAGKVLAEHPDQRRELAANPTLIPQAIEELLRFEPPAPHVARYVTQDVEFHGQTVREGSVMMMLIGAAARDHRQFPPDGDVFDIHREVRQHLAFSVGTHYCLGSALARLEGRVALEEILKRFPDWEVDMTSAMLSPTSTVRGWESMPAVLK; encoded by the coding sequence GTGACCGCCAGTACCACCGCACCCGCCACCAGCGACGTCTACTTCGACCCCTACGACGTCGGCATCAACTCCGACCCGTACCCCACGTTCCGGCGGCTTCGCGAAGAAGCTCCGTTGTACTACAACGAGCAGCACGACTTCTACGCACTCAGCCGCTTCGCCGACGTGAATAAGGCGCTGGTCGATCACGAGACGTTCAGTTCGGCCCGCGGTGCGATCATCGAGCTGATCAAGGCCAACATCGAGATTCCGCCCGGCACGGTCATTTTCGAGGACCCGCCGATTCACGACATTCACCGCAAGCTGCTGGCGAGGATGTTCACGCCGCGAAAGGTCAACGCACTCGAGCCGGTGATCAGGGACTACTGCGCGCAGAGCCTCGATCCACTGATAGGTGCCGACCGGTTCGACTTCGTCGCCGATCTCGGCGCCCAGATGCCGATGAAGGTGATCAGCGCGCTGCTCGGTATCCCTGAGGACGACCAGGAGATGATCCGCGACCACGCCAACGCGCAGTTGCGCACCGAGGCCGGCCAGCCGATGAAGCCCTCAGAAGGCGGCGCCATGGTCCTGGGTGAGATGTTTGAGACCTACATCGACTGGCGCGCCGAACACCCGTCTGACGACATCATGACCGAACTCCTCAACGCAGAGTTCGTCGACGAGACCGGCACGACGCGCAACCTGACCCGTCAGGAACTGCTGACCTACCTCAACGTCGTCGCGGGCGCAGGCAACGAGACCACGACGAGGCTGATCGGTTGGGCCGGCAAGGTTTTGGCCGAGCATCCCGACCAGCGCCGCGAGCTCGCGGCGAACCCGACGCTGATCCCGCAGGCGATCGAGGAGCTGCTCCGCTTCGAACCGCCCGCGCCGCATGTCGCCCGGTACGTCACCCAAGACGTCGAGTTCCACGGGCAGACCGTGCGCGAGGGCAGCGTGATGATGATGCTGATCGGCGCCGCGGCGCGCGACCATCGCCAGTTCCCGCCCGACGGAGATGTGTTCGACATCCACCGCGAGGTCCGCCAGCATCTCGCGTTCAGCGTCGGCACGCACTACTGCCTCGGCTCGGCGCTGGCCCGGCTCGAGGGACGCGTGGCGCTGGAGGAGATCCTCAAGCGGTTCCCCGACTGGGAGGTCGACATGACCAGCGCGATGCTCTCCCCCACATCGACTGTCCGCGGCTGGGAGTCCATGCCCGCCGTGCTCAAGTGA
- a CDS encoding NAD(P)-dependent oxidoreductase, whose protein sequence is MTDTVLVTGGFGLVGSQTVKRLAADGRRVVVADLDTPANQKKVKGLPDGVTARWADLTDASDVDRLVSEVSPSAIVHLAAVIPPVLYRKPGLARKVNVGATVALVRAAEGLPEPPRFVQASSNAVYGSRNPHRVTDMVRADTPPRPIDLYSGTKLEAEEFVRASSLEWVVLRLGGVLSPDFSALPLTADAIFMESALPTDGRLHTVDVRDVATAFAAATTADVAREILLIGGDDSHKLLQKQAGPALAGALGLPGVLPEGRPGDPDNDDGWFLTDWMDTERAQQALRFQHHSWPDMLVEMQEQVGWKRHMLRPVAPLARLFLSRRSAYRNAPGRYADPWGAIRARLGEPGLDAQRPGD, encoded by the coding sequence GTGACGGACACCGTTCTCGTCACGGGCGGTTTCGGCCTTGTGGGGTCGCAGACCGTCAAACGGCTGGCCGCCGACGGCCGGCGGGTGGTGGTCGCAGACCTCGACACTCCTGCCAATCAAAAGAAGGTGAAGGGTCTGCCCGACGGCGTCACGGCGCGGTGGGCGGACCTGACTGATGCCTCCGACGTCGACCGACTCGTATCCGAGGTGTCGCCCTCGGCGATCGTTCACCTGGCCGCCGTCATCCCGCCGGTGCTTTACCGCAAACCCGGTCTCGCGCGCAAAGTCAACGTCGGCGCCACGGTGGCGTTGGTGCGCGCCGCAGAGGGGCTGCCGGAACCACCTCGGTTCGTTCAAGCGTCGAGCAACGCGGTCTACGGATCGCGAAATCCTCATCGGGTAACCGATATGGTCCGCGCCGACACGCCCCCACGGCCCATCGATCTCTACAGCGGAACCAAGCTCGAAGCCGAGGAGTTCGTGCGGGCCTCGAGTTTGGAGTGGGTGGTGCTGCGGCTCGGCGGGGTGCTCAGTCCAGACTTCAGTGCCTTACCGCTCACCGCGGACGCAATCTTCATGGAAAGCGCCTTGCCTACGGATGGACGCCTCCACACCGTCGACGTCCGTGACGTCGCAACGGCATTCGCGGCTGCCACCACCGCCGACGTGGCGCGCGAAATCCTGCTGATCGGTGGCGACGACTCCCACAAGCTGCTGCAAAAACAGGCGGGGCCCGCGCTCGCCGGGGCGCTGGGGTTGCCAGGCGTACTGCCGGAGGGTCGCCCGGGTGACCCGGACAACGACGACGGCTGGTTCCTCACCGACTGGATGGACACCGAACGGGCCCAGCAGGCGTTGCGGTTCCAGCACCACTCGTGGCCGGACATGCTTGTCGAGATGCAGGAACAGGTGGGATGGAAACGCCACATGTTGCGGCCCGTGGCGCCGTTGGCTCGGCTGTTTCTTTCGCGCCGCTCGGCCTACCGGAACGCACCCGGCCGCTATGCCGATCCGTGGGGAGCTATCCGCGCCAGACTGGGCGAGCCGGGGTTGGACGCGCAACGGCCGGGCGATTAG
- a CDS encoding SDR family NAD(P)-dependent oxidoreductase codes for MAIDPSRILLTGRVAVVTGGGEGIGRGIAEGLTAFGATVAIWERDPDTCASTAENLGTLGIVTDVRDSEQVDAALERTAGELGTVSILVNNAGGVFASPLLETTENGWDALYRSNLRHVLLCTQRISRRLVTAGLPGSIINVTSIEGVRAAPGYAAYAAAKAGVINYTKTAALELATQGIRVNALAPDLTVTEGLLRVSPDRLPEGARHVIPMGRPGNVDEMAGAAVFLASDMSSYITGQTIHVDGGTQAASGWHHNPTTGDYQLGPG; via the coding sequence ATGGCCATCGATCCGTCGCGCATCCTGCTGACCGGTCGCGTCGCGGTCGTCACCGGCGGGGGAGAGGGCATCGGTCGCGGCATCGCCGAGGGCCTGACCGCATTCGGCGCCACCGTCGCGATCTGGGAACGCGATCCCGATACCTGCGCATCGACGGCCGAAAACCTTGGGACCCTTGGCATCGTGACCGACGTCCGCGACAGCGAGCAGGTCGACGCGGCGCTCGAGCGCACGGCAGGCGAGCTCGGTACGGTGAGCATCCTGGTCAACAACGCGGGCGGCGTCTTCGCGTCACCCCTGCTGGAGACGACCGAGAACGGCTGGGATGCGCTGTACCGGTCGAACCTGCGCCATGTGCTCCTGTGTACGCAGCGGATATCTCGGCGCCTGGTGACCGCAGGCCTGCCGGGAAGCATCATCAACGTGACGTCCATCGAGGGTGTGCGCGCCGCACCCGGCTACGCGGCGTACGCCGCCGCGAAGGCGGGCGTCATCAACTACACCAAGACGGCGGCGCTGGAACTGGCCACGCAGGGGATCCGCGTCAACGCGCTGGCGCCGGACCTGACGGTCACCGAGGGACTCCTGCGCGTCTCCCCGGACAGACTGCCCGAGGGCGCCCGCCACGTGATTCCGATGGGCCGCCCCGGCAATGTCGACGAAATGGCCGGAGCCGCGGTCTTTCTGGCCTCCGACATGTCGAGCTACATCACCGGTCAGACGATTCACGTCGACGGCGGAACGCAGGCCGCAAGCGGGTGGCACCACAACCCGACCACCGGCGACTACCAATTGGGTCCCGGCTAA
- a CDS encoding CoA transferase: MRSDSTEALLPLDGYTVIDLSIGIAGAYCSKLLADGGADVIKVEEPEGDPLRRWSASGARIADGDDGALFCFLAGSKTSVVVDPDEPDDVAMLRGLVDGADAVVWSRGSAIVGNGEFTPAAMADAHPDLTVTSITPFGIEGPWAAKPATEFTTQAWSGGVIGLGRGAQDRAPLFVAGQIGEWLAGAYAAAGTMAVQSGLVDVSMLEAQILGLTYYSVSFNDALGRPFRDRRRLTIPGVATAADGLVALGCGTAQQWFDLCAMTGHEEWIDEQSDLSITEQANIHAEDIFAWVRENSVEEILDLSSAFRIPNAPVGNGANVTSFDQFAERSTFVTNPRDGFTQPGPPYRANPPLVRPPQPAPRLGEHTDHYRRNQQMGAKKGQNRARLSVSAQEGLPFEGVRVLDMTSFWAGPSCTHVLAQLGAEVIHVESTARPDGTRLIAGVPITEEQWWERSPIFSGLNTNKKSVTLDIRKPRGVELLHRLVETCDVVVENYTPRVLDQIGLDFDTVAQLRPDAIMMRMPGFGLDGPWRDKPAFAYVIEDASGITWLTGHPDQNPVEPYAVGDPNAGVHGLNALLLALAHRRRTGKGVRIEAAMVDAALNVAAEQVVEHSAYGNLLQRQGNRGPTAAPQNLYRTREADEFGRPDDWVAIAVATDDQWAGLVAALGSPDWATDELSTAAGRRKQHDEIDDHLGRWCGTRTGDDIVETLWAAGVPVAKVMQPHRVGGLAQLEHRRFYERVDHPVNPSARHSTLPMRISTGPQRFHTSPAPLLGQHNYEVLSGLGLGDDDIAELGDQGIIGTAPAGLGIRTTKTG; this comes from the coding sequence GTGAGGAGCGATTCAACAGAGGCGTTGCTTCCACTCGACGGGTACACCGTCATCGACCTGTCCATCGGAATAGCAGGCGCATACTGCTCGAAGCTGCTTGCCGACGGCGGCGCAGACGTGATCAAAGTGGAGGAACCCGAGGGTGATCCGCTGCGCCGGTGGTCGGCGTCGGGCGCCCGGATCGCCGACGGCGACGACGGTGCGCTCTTCTGTTTCCTCGCCGGTTCGAAAACCAGCGTCGTCGTCGACCCCGACGAACCCGACGACGTGGCCATGCTGCGCGGCCTGGTCGACGGCGCCGACGCGGTGGTGTGGTCGCGGGGTTCGGCGATCGTTGGGAACGGTGAATTCACCCCGGCTGCGATGGCCGACGCTCACCCTGACTTGACCGTCACCTCCATCACTCCGTTCGGCATCGAGGGGCCATGGGCCGCCAAGCCCGCGACCGAGTTCACCACGCAGGCGTGGTCGGGCGGTGTGATCGGTCTCGGCCGTGGCGCCCAGGACCGTGCGCCGCTGTTCGTCGCGGGTCAAATCGGCGAGTGGCTGGCGGGCGCCTACGCCGCCGCGGGCACGATGGCCGTGCAGTCGGGCCTCGTGGACGTGTCGATGCTCGAGGCCCAGATTCTCGGCCTCACTTACTATTCGGTGTCGTTCAACGATGCGCTCGGTCGTCCCTTCCGCGACCGTCGTCGGCTCACAATCCCCGGCGTGGCGACGGCCGCCGACGGTTTGGTGGCGCTGGGCTGCGGCACCGCGCAGCAGTGGTTCGACCTCTGCGCGATGACCGGGCACGAGGAGTGGATCGACGAACAGTCCGACCTGTCGATCACCGAACAGGCCAACATCCACGCCGAGGACATCTTCGCGTGGGTGCGCGAGAACAGCGTCGAGGAAATCCTCGATCTGTCCTCCGCGTTCCGGATCCCCAACGCGCCCGTCGGAAACGGCGCGAACGTCACCTCGTTCGACCAGTTCGCCGAACGCAGCACCTTCGTCACCAACCCACGCGACGGCTTCACCCAGCCGGGGCCGCCGTACCGCGCGAACCCACCGCTCGTGCGTCCGCCGCAGCCGGCGCCCCGCCTCGGTGAACACACCGACCACTACCGCCGAAACCAACAAATGGGCGCGAAAAAGGGCCAAAATCGCGCCCGTTTGTCGGTTTCGGCGCAAGAGGGGTTGCCGTTCGAGGGGGTGCGGGTTCTGGACATGACCAGTTTCTGGGCCGGCCCGTCGTGCACGCACGTGCTCGCGCAGCTCGGCGCCGAGGTCATCCATGTCGAGTCGACGGCGCGCCCGGACGGCACGAGGTTGATCGCGGGCGTGCCGATCACCGAAGAGCAGTGGTGGGAGCGCTCGCCGATCTTCTCCGGCCTCAACACCAACAAGAAGAGCGTGACGCTCGATATCCGTAAGCCGCGCGGCGTCGAGCTTCTGCACCGGCTCGTCGAAACATGCGACGTCGTCGTCGAGAATTACACGCCGCGGGTGCTCGACCAGATCGGCCTCGACTTCGACACCGTGGCGCAACTGCGGCCGGACGCCATCATGATGCGGATGCCGGGCTTCGGGCTCGACGGCCCATGGCGGGACAAGCCCGCGTTCGCGTATGTGATCGAGGATGCGTCCGGAATCACCTGGCTGACCGGTCATCCCGACCAGAATCCGGTGGAACCGTATGCGGTGGGCGATCCGAACGCGGGCGTGCACGGCCTCAACGCGTTGCTGCTGGCGCTCGCACACCGGCGCCGCACCGGCAAGGGCGTCAGAATCGAAGCCGCGATGGTCGACGCCGCGCTCAACGTCGCCGCCGAACAGGTCGTCGAGCACTCCGCCTACGGCAACCTGCTGCAACGCCAGGGCAATCGCGGACCGACGGCGGCGCCGCAGAACCTCTACCGAACCCGCGAAGCCGACGAATTCGGCAGGCCAGACGATTGGGTCGCGATCGCCGTTGCCACCGACGACCAGTGGGCAGGGCTGGTTGCCGCGCTCGGGAGCCCCGACTGGGCCACCGACGAGCTGTCGACCGCGGCGGGAAGACGGAAACAACACGATGAGATCGACGACCACCTCGGCCGATGGTGTGGCACCCGCACCGGAGACGACATCGTCGAAACGTTATGGGCGGCAGGCGTGCCCGTCGCCAAGGTGATGCAGCCACACAGGGTCGGTGGTCTTGCGCAACTGGAGCACCGTCGCTTCTACGAGCGGGTCGACCACCCGGTGAATCCCTCCGCGCGACACAGCACGCTTCCGATGCGCATCTCGACCGGGCCGCAGCGCTTCCATACGTCGCCTGCCCCGCTGCTCGGACAGCACAACTATGAGGTGCTGTCGGGACTGGGGCTCGGCGACGACGACATCGCCGAACTCGGCGATCAGGGCATCATCGGCACCGCCCCGGCGGGCCTTGGCATCCGCACCACCAAGACTGGTTAA
- a CDS encoding SDR family NAD(P)-dependent oxidoreductase, with amino-acid sequence METFEGRGAVITGGASGIGFACAQEFTRRGARVVLADIDQSALDAAVERLRGDGAEAHGVICDVTRLDAVEHLADEAFRLLGEVNLVFNNAGIAYGSPIADVTHGDWRWVIDVDLWGPIHGVEAFLPRLIEQGGDRHIMFTSSFAGMVGNAGLGPYCVAKFGVVALAEGLARELKGEGIGVSVLCPMIVDTPLMANSERSRSNDYGTRTSHTDEVVQGLTSVMTPTDADVAADDVARLTADAVVANRLYILPHRASRESIRRRFERIDRTFDEQAAEGWTH; translated from the coding sequence GTGGAGACTTTCGAAGGCCGCGGAGCGGTAATCACCGGCGGCGCCAGCGGTATCGGGTTCGCCTGCGCGCAGGAGTTCACCCGTCGCGGCGCGCGCGTCGTGCTGGCCGACATCGATCAGTCCGCCTTGGATGCGGCCGTCGAGCGACTGCGCGGCGACGGCGCGGAGGCGCACGGCGTCATCTGCGACGTCACCAGACTGGACGCCGTCGAGCACCTGGCCGACGAGGCGTTCCGCCTGCTCGGCGAGGTGAACCTGGTGTTCAACAACGCGGGCATCGCGTACGGCTCCCCGATCGCCGACGTCACTCACGGCGATTGGCGATGGGTCATCGACGTCGATTTGTGGGGGCCGATCCACGGTGTCGAGGCGTTCCTCCCGCGCCTCATCGAGCAGGGCGGCGATCGCCACATCATGTTCACGTCGTCGTTCGCCGGCATGGTCGGCAACGCGGGCCTCGGGCCCTACTGCGTCGCCAAGTTCGGCGTCGTCGCGTTGGCCGAAGGCCTGGCGCGTGAGCTGAAGGGCGAGGGCATCGGGGTCTCGGTGCTCTGCCCGATGATCGTCGACACCCCGCTGATGGCCAACTCCGAACGCTCTAGAAGCAACGACTACGGCACGCGCACCAGCCACACCGATGAAGTCGTGCAGGGGCTGACCTCGGTGATGACACCGACCGATGCGGATGTCGCCGCCGACGACGTGGCCCGCCTTACCGCCGACGCCGTCGTCGCCAACCGGCTGTACATCCTGCCCCACCGCGCCTCCCGGGAATCGATCCGGCGGAGGTTCGAACGCATCGATCGCACCTTCGACGAGCAGGCCGCCGAGGGTTGGACTCACTGA
- a CDS encoding wax ester/triacylglycerol synthase family O-acyltransferase, translating into MRRLNGMDAMLLYSETPNLHTHTLKVAVINAAEYDGDFTFEVFRRTVARRLHLLDPLRYRLVDIPWKLHHPMWMENCEVDLDYHLRRVQVPSPGGRRELDQVIGEIASTPLNRDRPLWEFHFAEGMAKDRFALIGKVHHTLADGVASSNLLARLMDLAGSAQDERDDYTTCAMPSQAELLQNAGREHVANMAALPGLLRDAVKGVARVRRRSREHGEHPDMAKMFKAPPTFLNHVVSPVRTFATASLALADVKETAKHLGVTFNDIVLATAAGGLRELLLRYDGRADRPILASVPVATDKSMDRVTGNEIGGLSVSLPVHIDEPLERVRLTSVAASRAKENYELMGPELQGKMMEYLPPSFAPALFRWQAKRAAHNSIMNVAVSNVPGPRERGHIGGAPVSEIYSIGILSSGSAFNMTVWSYVDQLDISILSDDQTFDDVHEATDAMIHALTEIRRAAGLPAELSTVGTAMAPARPSG; encoded by the coding sequence ATGAGGCGACTCAACGGCATGGACGCCATGCTGCTGTACAGCGAGACGCCCAATCTGCACACGCACACGCTGAAGGTCGCGGTGATCAACGCCGCCGAGTACGACGGCGACTTCACGTTCGAGGTGTTCCGCCGGACCGTTGCACGCCGGCTGCATCTGCTCGACCCGTTGCGCTACCGCCTCGTCGACATCCCGTGGAAACTGCACCATCCGATGTGGATGGAGAACTGTGAGGTCGACCTCGACTACCACCTGCGCCGGGTGCAGGTGCCCAGCCCCGGCGGGCGGCGGGAACTAGACCAGGTCATCGGTGAGATCGCGAGCACCCCGTTGAACCGCGACCGGCCGCTGTGGGAGTTCCACTTCGCCGAGGGGATGGCCAAGGACCGCTTCGCACTCATCGGCAAGGTGCATCACACCCTGGCCGACGGAGTGGCGTCGTCCAACCTGTTGGCGCGGCTGATGGATCTGGCCGGCTCGGCGCAGGACGAGCGCGACGACTACACCACCTGTGCGATGCCCTCACAGGCCGAACTCCTGCAGAACGCCGGCCGTGAACACGTTGCGAACATGGCCGCGCTTCCCGGCCTGTTGCGGGATGCGGTCAAGGGGGTCGCTCGCGTCCGCCGACGCTCACGCGAGCACGGCGAGCATCCGGACATGGCGAAGATGTTCAAGGCACCGCCGACGTTCCTCAACCACGTCGTCTCGCCTGTGCGGACGTTCGCGACAGCGTCGCTGGCGCTTGCCGACGTCAAGGAGACGGCCAAACACCTCGGCGTGACGTTCAACGACATCGTGTTGGCGACGGCGGCGGGCGGGCTACGAGAACTGTTGCTGCGCTACGACGGTCGTGCCGATCGGCCGATTCTCGCGTCGGTGCCGGTGGCCACCGACAAGTCGATGGACCGGGTCACCGGCAACGAGATCGGCGGGCTGTCGGTGTCACTTCCCGTCCACATCGACGAGCCGTTGGAGCGGGTCCGGCTGACATCGGTCGCGGCGTCGCGCGCCAAGGAGAACTACGAGCTGATGGGCCCGGAACTGCAGGGCAAGATGATGGAGTACCTGCCGCCGTCGTTCGCGCCCGCGTTGTTCCGGTGGCAGGCGAAACGCGCCGCCCACAACAGCATCATGAACGTGGCGGTGTCCAACGTTCCCGGCCCTCGCGAGCGCGGACACATCGGCGGCGCCCCGGTGAGCGAGATCTACTCGATCGGGATACTGTCCTCCGGGAGCGCGTTCAACATGACCGTCTGGAGTTACGTCGACCAGCTCGACATCTCGATTCTGTCCGACGACCAGACGTTCGACGACGTGCACGAGGCCACCGACGCGATGATCCACGCGCTCACCGAAATCCGGCGCGCGGCAGGACTTCCCGCCGAACTGAGCACCGTCGGCACCGCGATGGCGCCGGCGCGGCCGTCCGGTTAG
- a CDS encoding phosphotransferase — MTLAELSIPTGWDGITPGWMTTALARRHPDAVVDGVRVALRDDGTNKRARLELTYSAGSGPATVFAKAVDPDHADLVALTSGLYHEPRLFASEVALPLDHPTVYAALVDEEHRDFLLIMEDVVGRGADPRDSTRPMTVEQVASGVRGLARLHSAFWGDRLTGNPALDWVEPFVAFEGMQYAPLHIARERLGDTVAAEVLALTGEQLFIDIWSRYIGTLTSSPQTLLHGDPHIGNTYVLPDDDVGFLDWQMVRRGNWSLDLGYFLQGALTIEDRRRSERELLDEYRSALTLPGSEMPSHDDVLLRYRASVAHGLAIWMATLSGGDAWQSAEICLALAQRYAAAFMDLDTRAAIDAII, encoded by the coding sequence GTGACACTTGCGGAGCTGTCGATCCCCACGGGCTGGGACGGCATCACGCCGGGCTGGATGACGACGGCGCTCGCCCGGCGCCATCCCGACGCTGTCGTCGACGGCGTGCGGGTCGCGCTTCGCGACGACGGCACGAACAAGCGGGCCCGCCTCGAGCTGACCTACTCGGCAGGCTCGGGGCCCGCGACCGTGTTCGCCAAGGCGGTCGACCCCGACCACGCCGACCTCGTCGCGCTGACCAGCGGGCTGTACCACGAGCCGCGGCTGTTCGCATCGGAAGTCGCTTTGCCGCTTGATCACCCGACGGTCTACGCGGCACTCGTCGACGAGGAGCACCGGGACTTTCTGCTGATCATGGAGGATGTCGTCGGCCGCGGCGCGGACCCGCGCGACTCCACAAGGCCGATGACCGTCGAGCAGGTGGCGAGTGGCGTCCGCGGGCTCGCCCGGCTGCACAGCGCGTTCTGGGGCGACCGGCTGACCGGCAATCCCGCGCTCGACTGGGTCGAGCCATTCGTCGCCTTCGAAGGGATGCAGTACGCCCCGCTGCACATCGCTCGCGAGCGGCTGGGTGACACGGTGGCCGCCGAGGTTCTCGCGTTGACCGGCGAGCAGCTGTTCATCGACATCTGGTCCCGCTACATCGGAACGCTGACGAGCTCCCCGCAGACCCTCCTGCACGGCGACCCGCACATCGGCAACACCTACGTGCTGCCCGATGACGACGTCGGCTTCCTCGACTGGCAGATGGTCCGCCGAGGTAACTGGTCCCTGGACCTCGGCTACTTCCTGCAGGGGGCACTGACCATCGAGGACAGGCGTCGAAGCGAGCGAGAACTCCTCGACGAATACCGGTCCGCGTTGACTCTGCCCGGCAGCGAGATGCCCAGCCATGACGATGTGCTGCTGCGCTACCGCGCCTCCGTCGCCCACGGGCTGGCCATCTGGATGGCCACGCTGTCGGGCGGCGACGCCTGGCAGAGCGCAGAGATCTGCCTGGCGTTGGCGCAGCGCTACGCCGCGGCGTTCATGGACCTCGACACCCGTGCGGCGATTGACGCCATCATCTAG